From one Aquicella siphonis genomic stretch:
- a CDS encoding DotI/IcmL/TraM family protein yields the protein MKKHKKVVQAVNNYNYQNYESQLKLASSYFTNSGWVGYKKALDVSRNLDAMIKRQTTMSGKIVSPIQFSQSKDTIIAIVPVDVTYKFPGGTKMPTSTLKVTLSMIHTPEGLKVTQYIAQMRLFLK from the coding sequence ATCAAGAAACATAAAAAAGTAGTTCAAGCTGTAAATAATTACAATTATCAAAATTATGAAAGTCAATTGAAATTGGCATCAAGCTATTTTACCAACTCTGGTTGGGTGGGGTATAAGAAAGCACTGGATGTTTCTCGTAATTTAGATGCCATGATTAAAAGACAAACGACCATGTCTGGAAAGATCGTGAGCCCAATTCAGTTTTCTCAATCAAAAGATACTATCATTGCGATTGTACCTGTAGACGTTACTTACAAATTTCCAGGAGGAACCAAAATGCCGACTTCTACGTTAAAAGTTACATTGAGCATGATCCATACTCCAGAAGGCTTAAAGGTAACTCAATACATTGCGCAAATGCGGCTCTTCCTCAAATAA